The sequence below is a genomic window from Xiphophorus maculatus strain JP 163 A chromosome 10, X_maculatus-5.0-male, whole genome shotgun sequence.
CTCTTTGATTCTTACAGGAGTGTGAGTCCTTTGAAAAGTGTTGCCAAAATGTCTGTGGGAACCACAGTTGCGTTGCTGCCCGCTACGTGGATGGGAAGAAGGGCCCTGTGGGAATGCCCAGGGAAGCATCGTGTGCCAACTTCATGTGCACCCAGCAGGGCTCCGAGTGTATCATCTGGGACGGCCAGCCCGTGTGTAAATGCCGGGACCGTTGCGAGAAGGAGCCGAACTTCACCTGCGCCTCAGATGGCATGACTTACTACAACAAGTGTTTCATGGATGCAGAGGCGTGTTCTAAGGGCATCACCCTCTCAGTTGTCACATGTCGATTCCACCTCACCAACACGAGCCCTTCGCTTCCCCAGGTGACCACGCTTCGTCCTACGACCGCCCCCTTTCAGCCCACCGTCCCGCTACAGATGGAACCTGAACAACCTGTGTTGGTCACCAGCCCCGTTCATCAGACCGTAAACGTGGGCGAAATAGCCAGCTTCCTGTGCGATGTCACCGGTCAACCCCGGCCTCAGATCACGTGGGAGAAGTGGCTGCCCTTGGGAGTCGTGAGGGTGATAATGAGGCCCAATAATGTGTTGGGGAACATGGTGGTCACAAACATCGGCCAGCTGGTCATCTATAACGCCCGGCTGCAAGATTCTGGGGTCTATACCTGCATGGCTTGGAACCCATCTGGTTCAGTCCAGGTCCACCACCAGCTCACTGTGCTCTCAGCAGAGGTGTTCAGCACTCTGGGGCCCAAGAACCTGACTCGCTGCCTCCCTGAAGAATGCCAAAACCCCTTTGACAGCCAGGAGGACTGTGGAACGGAGCTGGAGAAAGTCAGCTGGTATTACGAGCCCAAATCCAACAACTGCTTTCCCTTCAGACACTGCCACAGCAGCAATGACCAGCCGCCCAGAAAGGTGTTTGACACGTACGAGGGTTGCATACGGTGCTGTGGACCGGAGCTGTCCAGGCCCTGCGGACTGCCCGCCCTGCAGGGCCGCTGTAAGGCCTATGAGCCCCGGTGGGCGTACAGTACCACCATGGGCGAGTGTCAGCCCTTCGTCTACGGAGGCTGTGAGGGAAATGACAACAACTTTGAGTCAAAAGAGCTCTGCGAGGAGATGTGCCCCTTCCCAAAAAACCACCGCTGCAAAGCTTGCAAGCTGAGAGGCAAGATGGTGACTAGCTTCTGTAGGAGCGACTTTGTGGTCTTGGGCCGCATGACGGACATTATGCAAGAGAAAGACTCAGGCCACGCCCTCTTGACTGTGGAGGAGATCTTTAAGGACGAGAAGATGGGTTTGCACTTCCTCGGCAAAGAACCTCTCGAAGTCACTTTCCTCAACATGGACTGGAACTGCCCATGCCCAAACATAACGGGCGCGGCCGCGGAAGGTCAGGTCATCATCATGGGCAACGTCAGCGAAGGAATGGCCGTCCTCCAGCCCGAAAGCTACGTGGGCGCCTCCAGTCCCCGTCGGGTACGGAAACTGAAAGAGGTCATCTCGAAGAACACCTGCGACATCCTCAAAGCAATCGCCAACAGCCCTCAGTAGGTTTCTCACTGCACAAACGTAGACTTgacaaaactgaacaaactgtTGTGAGCTCGACCTCAATGAGGCGTTGTTTGAATCTTTTGATTCAAAAGGTTATGTTTCTTGGaatgttttgctaattttttgtCCCCCAGTTGTATCTTGTTCATCTAGgattttgtatattttagtttctgttttgcctaataaaacaaactaaatgaaGATGTCCttaatttttgtcttattgtGCTGTGAACAGGCATCTGcattgcagatttattttgcttttactttagtCAAATCTAATGGTGTCAGATCGCTAATGATAACCTGAAAACACTTAAATGCAgtgttaaattgttttatttatttatagaagaaaaaaaatcaaccttgtTTAAGGTGAAAATTTGTTAAACTATAAAAGtgaacaaatttttaaattacaaaatgtaacaaatgctaaataataaaattcctGCAATTGACCATAATTTTTGGAACGTTGATTTCAATCAACATCTCAGTATGGAAACGGTTACAGAGCCATTTCTAATCTTGATGCTTTTGTATTCACCCAATTTTTCTGTccaatataaaaacagaatttatgaTACCAAAAAGAATaagcagaaacaacagaaatttATTGGGGGCCAATCATTTTTCACTGCACTGTAGCTTATTACTAATTATTGTTACTTTTCATGACCTCCAGCAGAATGGAGAACAgatctttttctatttttcatatAATTTAAATGGCCTTGTATGTGTATAGTCTATTGTTACAGCTCTACTTCCTATCAAGAACTTTGTATATACACGTTATATCAAACCAACATGTTAAACATAATATAAGCtttgatttgtttaattaaaaatgatttgttatTACAactttgttgggtttttttacaaccaattttgtactatttttttactaactttgcttttcttttgggGCTATTTATTGCCATGTAGgctttgtattttactgtgtatgtaataataaataaatggatttttatAATGTGTCTCATTATGTACATAAAATACAAGTACATAACTCCATGAGAAGGATGCTTCCTGCACGCTGACATTAAGCCCCGTCTACCTCCGTGGCTTATCTGACAGAGACTTGGGAGCCGTACATTCCCAGCCAACTCTGCCCCCCCCAATGCTTACCCTAAAAAACTTCAAGAACAGAACCATTCATTCTAAAGACCCCCGTGGCATTGTAAAAAGCTTCACCCTATTTTGATTTGACTGCGAGGTCCAGCCTAATTGGGTGAGGAGCCCGAGTTGTAAACCTCAGATCCACTCCCGTGGAGGAGTTATGTGTTTCATGCGGTGCCAACAGACTTCTCTGGGTTCCTAGGAAAAGGCCTTGGTGGGCTACGACGAGGGTGTTCCACTTCCCAGATGAGGTTCTGTTTCCCCCATCCACATCGATGGAGGCAGGACATTATCGCAACTACAGAGCTCCTCCACTGGCTGCTGTTGAGTGGTGAAATAATTAGAGCTACAGTACGACAAAGTCATCAGCAACATAAACTTAAAAGCTGCGAAATGTTCACGGGGCTGCCgggcaatggaaacacttttatttaccaaatgcATCGTTCAAATTAATATCACAGAAGTGAAACATCTACATTCTGTGATCAATTTTCACACTACACTGTCGATACGTTAATgtaagaaaacacaatatataaGAAAAGTTGTGGTCCAAAGTTTATGTTAATATGtataaatttcaaaacatttttttctaatttaagtCATGTcaaggtcatttttattatcttggACCCAGCAGTGTGCTCCACTGTAACATATAAGTTGTgtttttgaccacaaatacttGTTAAAcggttttctttaaaacattactAACCTATATAGATAGCTAAAGCCAAACCAAACAGCTTACACGTGTCAAGATtctgtttcagatgtttttatcttgttaGGAAATGTCTTtgcaattaattattttcagaagTTGTTGGAAAAACTCAAGACTTAAGgtagggtgttttttttttttattgttgtaatgCTAGCAGTGCTAACTACTCTTATCGCTATAAGGATGGGActacaaacacataaaatgtaaactccacaatcatttttattgtatggatttaaaaaaaacactttggatGAAATTCCTGctcttttatttcataataacAGCAGAGtcgctaaaaaaaaagaaaaagaaatacaccTCTGGTCATTACCTTCAAGAAATGGAGGAAGTAGTTCTTTAATCATTCTCTGGTTGATCAGCAGAGGCGGCTAATGAGGACGGCACGTCGAACTGGCTAAAAGCTACGGTtagcaaagaataaaaagactTGTGGTCACAAATCATCTGATGGGCAGGTTGATAATGGCTGCTGTACATAACGAAACTGcaacagaaagagaacaaaGACATGAATGAGTTGAAAGCGCCGTGAAAAGGCTAGCTAAACGTTAGCCATCAAATGCTAAtgttgatatatatatatatatatatatatgtatacagtacagactaaaagtttggacacaccttctaattcaatgggttttctttattttcatgactatttataaggcaagaaatcccacttattaacctgacaggacacctatgaagtgaaaaccatttcaggtgacgacctcttgaagctcatcaagaaaatgcagagtgtgtgcaaagcagtaatcacagcaaaaggttgctactttgaagaaactagattataaggggtattttcagttgttttacacttttttgtttagtgcatatttccacatgtgttattcatagttttgatgccttcagtgtgaatctacaatgtcaatagtcatgaaaataaaggaaacgcattgaattaaaaggtgtgtccaaacttttggtctgtactgtatatatatatagtaatagatttaataaatctataaaatacagattttgaTACAGCCAGGTCTAGTGTTCACTAAAAGTTGAAGCATATTCTTACactgctaaaacacaaaaacctatcaagtatttttgtttccacagcaaaaatacttgactttattttactccaactaaaataaaactaacatgCAAGAAACTTGTCATCTAAACACAGAagcttaagtcaataattattaaatattgatttaaaaaaaagtactagttccatcaGTAGACTTTTTCACTCACGAGaaaaacttttctatatttttgaaCTTGTTTAGAGGAGGGTACCTTTGCAGTGGTCTTATTTACTATagaatgtttaaaattattaaaatgtatgaaatatatGAAAACTACCatattcaatttttaaaagatttcaatTTGGCAGTTAAAGTGATCTCTTGAAACAAAAAGATCTCCATCATGGGCAACGTTTTGCTCAGCCCTGTGTTTCTCTGTTCGTAAAACCTCCCaaaaactgatttcattttcttggCCTCCTGTACGGTATCATCTTGCGAACCGGATATATGAACTCGGTCGAAGCATCTGACAACGATGTCCAGAATGTCTCCGTACATCAACCACATCTAAACATGGCGACAAATGATTTGGGAAGttctgaagataaaaaaattggCGCCCGGTTCCAAACGTAGGATATTTTCAGGTGCCGCCGCAACGTGCTGCCGTGTCAGATCTATCCTGGTGGCACGCAGAGGTTCGGCAGAATGGACGTCAGGGGGGGTCATAATGATTTCCACATCGGTTCGTTTGCACAACCTTGTGTCTTCAAGCACCTTGAACTGGAGCCAAACATTTATAGCTACAACcaactattaaaaacaaaacaacaaaaacaaaaaggaagggggaaaaagaaaacaacacactaTCAGTTATTTCTCCAAAATTATGTCTATTAAAAAACACCGTTAACTACTTTAACGTGCGGTTCGGGGTCTACAAAAGCACAATTTATTATCAATTAAAATTCAGACATATTTGAAACATGTGTGATCTCCATTTTTCAAACACCCGCGCGCTTTGATGCTTCTCTAATTTGAAGTGGGCCAACACATGAGTTATGCTTTGATATGcggtgcagatttttttttttttttttgctggagtagttctttttcttttcttttttttttttttttttttttacgtcctTTCCTCTGTCGATCCGATGGGGTCGTTGCGTTCACAGACTCAGTTCACACGAGGCCGGAGCTCGCACATGGAGCTGGGTCAGGCAGAACGGACCCACAGAGGAGGACGGGCTCAGGTTTGGGGGAGCctctctgggtgtgtgtgtgtgtgtgtgtgtgtgtagatctGTAAAAACGTGTCCGTGTTTTGGATCCGGGCGGGATCGGACAGGAGCGCCTGTGGAAGAGATCAGCTAGATGGGTGGTTTAGGACCTTTGATTCACGACCCTGCATCTGTTATGTTCATACGACTCGGAAGATCTATTGAAAAGATACAGCGGCCACCTCGCAGGCATTGACTGGAGCTGCCACGGTATATCATCCCGTGGCAGAGGGAGCCGAAAGGTTTGAAGCTGGTAGGTGGTAGTGCGTATGAAACCAATGTTTGGTTCTGTGCGTGGGAAAATAATGTTACTGTATAACCTGCAGAGGCTGAGTGTAGCAACCTCACCTGCACAGAGTCCTGTTTTTatgcaagaggaaaaaaacagaaacagagttGAAAAAACCTTCTTCGATTCATCTAAGAGTTCtacaattacacaaaatgtaaaaaaacactgaaaacttaTAAAAACAATCGATGCTtctaactttttcacattctcCGTAGATCGCAGAATGTCTCTCTGTTCGGTTTTCTTACGGTAatacagagatttaaagaggagcaagCAAACAAACTGATGATGTCCTTGACCTTTGACCATCCACAACCACTCTGAGGTTCCTCACAAcctttcatttccctttgggttGAATAAGGTTTTCttcaattgaattgaattgaataattGGTTTTCTCTAACATGTTGAAACTCATCTGACTTAAGCAGAGTCTaaagtttttcagtgtttggaGACGATCAAAGTTTTTGTCGGACTCTGCTTGTCCACCTGCTGTTTGAGAAATGACCACAGTTTCTCAGCGGGGTTACAATCTGGTGAGTTTTCTGGGCAGAGGTTCAAAATGTTGATATACTGTTGATATAAGTATCGCGACACAGTGAAACACTTCATCATGCCGGAAAATCCTCAGATCGTCCCCAAATTGTTCCCAAAGTTGCTCTTGGATGATGATTTGATgcgtctatatatatatttttttgtattggcAGTGGTCTTGGGCAGAACTGGGAGGAAGCCCACTCCGTCGACATAGAAACGACCCAACACAAAGACTATATCAGGATTAGTTCTGCCAATATCGAATTTTTCAATACTTAGGTTTTCTCTGAATAAATAACCTTATACACAAGTCCAACATTTGCCATTTCCAACCATTATTTCCTGGTACTTTTATCCGCAATCCTGAGCCCATCGTTTCCTTCAGGTCTTCGTTGTTCTGAgttattttcttgtcttttgtgAACCGTCGATGTTATTTTGGTAACCCAGCCTCGCCTGAAAAAAATTCAGCTTTGTAACAGATCtaatctgttcttgaatttcttcagACCGCAGTatgatttgttgctttttaaaacccTTAGCTTGCGTCGTGTTTGTAGATGGGCTCGATTTAAGTGACATTTTGAATTATATTTGTACATAGGAGCCAAGTTGGGTTTTAATGGCATCTTCTCCTCCGTGTTTCCTTTCAGCtacagtgtgtaacttttataaaaaatattttttagctaGCACAGCCGGTAATGAATGCTAAGGCTGAATGACCCGATGACggtggataaacggttttcctgtaacgttaagttgtttctctgccattagcacatttagcaaccaatacatgaggatgattgacagcactaagaccctcctcttggctctgtttggttgtttttggtcgggagtGGGCAATAGTGGCtcagggagagaaagaaagaaaaaaagatgaagaaagctataatggagcttttttttaacaatgcaCCTTAGAAACTCAAGTTTGTCCACAATTGTCCCAGTTGATGTACAAAATCtcttttaaagtatattttaaaaataaatgcttgtgCTTCCATCTTGTGCTTCCGTTATGAGAACATGTTGTAAAAAGGGAGACGatttcattttttgtgattGCTGAAAATCTGCGTAAAGATGCTCACAAGGCTGATATGGGCCTTATAAAAAGTTGCCCAGGGCAACAATAAAAAGGAGGAGGCTTCAGTATTATGATAAAATATATCTTCTATCGCTCAGTCTTTTTTCTCATGAAGTTTTCCATTGGTTTTAAGTATGTGCAGTCAACGAGGAGGTGGCGTCCCCATGTGCTGATTGgagcttttgtttctgttgcagaaAATGAGGAGAGTGTCTCATGTGTTACTGCGCTAGatgtttttctgccattagcAGGAGGAAAATGCTTGGAAAAGCTGTTTGAAGAATCCGAACCTTCCATCGTTGTTGTTCACGTTGCTCTgtgatgctaagctaacggtttaCTGTAGCATTTTGGCGACatcttttgtttgatttgtccCAAACATTGAGGTCTTTTGTTCATCACACTTTTTGTAAACAGAAGGATGTCGCACGACTGCAATAACCGTCCCCTGTGAAACATGCGACTGGAACAAAacgttctgtttttgtttcttttacatgttCACAAAAATCTATGTTTTTCACTAACCAAACATGTCTGCAGTTAtcattataaaacacaaaaagcttaTTGTTCCACTGTAAATGTGGAGTTTTGCTAGCAGAATTTTGGTTCgactttttcctttaaataattgcaaaatacaCGGAAATATACATTACATGATGTTGCCTTAACAACCCATGAAGAAAATACAGATCGGTCAGTTGCTTTTCTTTGTAGCAGAACATagaaaatacaacacaaaatcagtttttggaaaaacacacctgatatatatttaattattggTCAGAATTAAtagccttttctttttcaaatcaagtagaaataaataaatatgggaTGACTCagtattgaaataaaatgttctttggAGTGGTGGGATGAGAAAATGTCAatctttatttgttatttttggtgtCAGTACCAAATGTTTGCTCACGATCACATAAATCAGCCAAACAGGTATGAAGATTATGCTCTGTTCTATAATTTccaagaactaaaaaaaaattacatactgccATTGTTACAGGACTCAGCCATGATGATccccaccagcagcagctttcagGCTGAACCGCTggcttttctcatttttgcatACATTGGCCTTGCTTGGTTAAAGGAtggagcaacaacaacagcgcCCTCTAGTGTCAGCGGTTCACAATGCACCTTTGTTTTCATCACCACAAAAGAACATCAAGATGACAGAGAACTGTTTGCATTCTTCTAAACATCAagattaaaaaactgttttcttgctcattttgatttaaaaaatctttataatTTTGTGATAGGAATGACCTATAATCAACTACTACTGAATACATTATGTGTtcagtataataataataataataataataataataataataataataataataataataataataataatacaggaCTTGGGTAAGTCATATGATACAAATAGATTCTATAAAGGTTAAAACTAGTCTTGGTACTTTTTCTAACCTAGCTCTGGCTTAATTTATTAAACCCTGGGTGGTGTTAAGGGTTTGACCCTAATATTTGGTTAAAGTAACTAATATCTGATATTTATGTGACCAAAAACTGGGCTGAATCTAAACACCTGGGTAGCTAAACACGTcatattcaagtaaaagtaaatggCAGTGAGTTTGGTTTAATTCTACATTTATCAgatttaaaaacctaaaacaatgATGAACCACATAATGTCTGAAAAGATATTTATTAACAAGCATCTACATTTGAATACCAGatataataattattacataaCGCTGTAAGCATCATTTATGGCCAATTATTTTGACTAAAGTGTGATTGCTAAACAAAGCTAGTGCTAGCACTAGCTTGCGCTGGCTAGCTAGTGCTAGGTGGTAAACGGCTAACAACAGACTGAATCTTCTAACTTAGCACACTTCTGACtgagcaaagaaacaaaactacaacaactacAACAACTAATTAAAGATTTAAGAATTAACATATTTATGGCGATGataatttcaaactttaaaacgggAAAGTTGATAAGTGAGATGTAAAGTTACGCATAAAATAAACgcagtgaaataaatacatattaaagctcaatttctttttaatatcttTCCCACACATTCAAACGCACcttgaacacattttaaaacagtacACCCTTCATTTCACTAGAGGGCAGCACAAGCCCGTACATTTCTCCGACATCTCAAGCGTCCAGAGACGTCGTAGTGTTAGTGAATAACGTCAGTATGTTATCTGTATGTTCTGCTCTCCCCAGGAAAGCTTTCAGAGGACTCAGTGAGCCATTAACATCCGCAATGCAGGGAACCGCTCAGGGAAAGTACTGTGGTTCTGTTAGCGCATCACTTTTATTGTCctgtggtgaaaaaaaaaagctgttatcTAAGACCCAGATAATTGACTATGTAATAAAGACACAAAGGGGAACTGTTCAAATGGACCGCAGACTTCTGTCCCGCATCCAAATGCTCAATTATGCTTTTTACAACCTCACTCAGCAAACTGAGTTACTGAGCCGGGGGTCACTTCTGTCCGGCTACTGATGCTCTCCTTATGTAATGAACGACAGGAACACacaagcagacacacacacttgaCATCCCACAAGTGATGTAATACAAGTATAGACTCCAGTTGAGTGCGATGAGCAAAGAAAGCAGTGATCGTCTAATAGAAAATGAAAGTAGAATAACTCTTTATATAAATCCTTTTgacattcataaaaatattaaaacaaactttttgaaACATGCGTGACTCCTGACTgaattagacttagacttagactgactttattgtcattttgcatgcacagggtgtatacagaacaaaatttcgttgcatacggctcaggacagtgttttgagcttccaatgttgaaCTGATTGGTGTCTTCCTGTATTTTTCATGGGCGTTAAGCTGTTtttgatgcaaaacaaaacttttagaACATGTAGTATCcactttaacacattttgtcacacttttttatattattattatttttgatgtacCATGTCCAAAACTCCTGTGCATATTGGTAAAggataaatggttttaatttttacctttttccATCACAAAAAGGGTGATTGacactgaaaagtgtggtgtgcaccTAGTTTCAAGGTTTTCATACCCCGACAGTAGATCTCTGTTGGGGTGTGGAGGAACAGCATGTGAACATGAATGTTTAAGTCTTGAAATAGATTATCTGTAGGATTcacatctggactttgactaggtcattctaacacatgcatatgctttgatttaaaccatcCAGCAGCTTTCTCCCTGACTTGTGTGATGTGTTCGTTggtttttatgatgcattttgtTAACAAATGTTCTCTAAAAAACCTGCGATacattaacagaaaatgtaGAATAAAGTTAGATTACACATATGTAGATCCTGTTTACTAATCAGACGATTTCTGAAGgcagttggattttattt
It includes:
- the LOC102231621 gene encoding WAP, Kazal, immunoglobulin, Kunitz and NTR domain-containing protein 2-like; protein product: MRWMLFPRWIWFLACASARMELGGAALPSVTSSHAGICPNEMNPKLWVDAMSTCTRECESDEECESFEKCCQNVCGNHSCVAARYVDGKKGPVGMPREASCANFMCTQQGSECIIWDGQPVCKCRDRCEKEPNFTCASDGMTYYNKCFMDAEACSKGITLSVVTCRFHLTNTSPSLPQVTTLRPTTAPFQPTVPLQMEPEQPVLVTSPVHQTVNVGEIASFLCDVTGQPRPQITWEKWLPLGVVRVIMRPNNVLGNMVVTNIGQLVIYNARLQDSGVYTCMAWNPSGSVQVHHQLTVLSAEVFSTLGPKNLTRCLPEECQNPFDSQEDCGTELEKVSWYYEPKSNNCFPFRHCHSSNDQPPRKVFDTYEGCIRCCGPELSRPCGLPALQGRCKAYEPRWAYSTTMGECQPFVYGGCEGNDNNFESKELCEEMCPFPKNHRCKACKLRGKMVTSFCRSDFVVLGRMTDIMQEKDSGHALLTVEEIFKDEKMGLHFLGKEPLEVTFLNMDWNCPCPNITGAAAEGQVIIMGNVSEGMAVLQPESYVGASSPRRVRKLKEVISKNTCDILKAIANSPQ